The DNA segment CCCTTCACTTACCATGAGGGATCCTCTATCCACTCCGCCCGGCCTCATCGAGGGGTTCAGGAGGCCCCCCCCGCCACACCTGCCAAGAAGCCTCCCTCTAAGTTGCTGCCGCGACGAGGGGCCAAAGGGCATTAGAGGCTCGGGCTCACCGCGGGGCGGGAGCAGCGGGGCCAGGAGGCTGACAGGCTTCCCACCCGGCCAATCCGGGCGGCCTCCCAACCGGGAACTCTTCGGCGATTGGTCCGCAGCGGAGGCAACGGGGCGGACGGCGTCCCCCGGCGTCAGCTGCATGAGGGGAGGGGGCTTCGGCAAGGAGAAGGGGAGCGGCTGAGGGGAGGCCGCAGCAGCCGCCGAGTCCCCGCCCGACATCGCgacccccggcccagcccggcacACGGATGGACGCGCGGAGTCTCCCCCGGAAGCCGTACACGAAACCGTTAGCGGCGTCCGGCAGGCAGGAACGAGGGGACCCTGGCCGGGATCGGGCGCCTAAAGAGGCCCAGCGCCGCGGGAAGCGGGAGAGAAAGGGGTCGCGCCGGAATCGGGCGCGCGAGGGGGGTCGCGCCAGACGAGGGAACGCGCACAGctagaggaagggggaagaaagggcGGTCGAGCGCGCTGGGGGCCGTCGCTCACCGGGGGAGAGGACGCGCGAGGGTTGCTCGCGCTGGCCTCCGGAGCTCGCGAGGGGGAAGAAACTGCGGCGGGGGGGACGAGTGGAGGGAACGCTGGGAAAGGGGTCACGTGGGTGATGCAGGCGGGGCTAAGGAAGCTAGACGGAACTACTGACACCTAAGGAGGGGGACGAGAAGCGCGCTTTCCTTAGTCTCCTATCAATGATACTCGTGCGCGGTCCTCAACCATCCCTCGGGGACGAGTTGGTAGGTGCCTCGTTACAGACGTTATTTTGTCTTCCCCTTCGTTGACATGAGTTGGTACGTGCCGCGTTCAGTCTTTTCTAGTCTGTTCCGGGTCAGCAGTGCTTGCTAGTCTCTCCTAGCCGCCCCTCCGCGCAGTCTGGTTGGTAGCTGCCTGGTGACGCAAGAGAAGTAGGCGTCAACTTGGGCAACCCCGCCTCGGGCTGAGTCTGAGCCTGTGGCCCGTGTTTCGCGCCTCCTGGCCGGGCGGCTTCCAGGCTCCGCCATGTCCCTGGCTGTGGGTGACAGCGGGGGGATGGGCAGGTTCAGCAGGCGGGGGGCGACCCACGGGACGCCCTGGTTGGGGGGCGGAGTGGTGGCTCGGAGTCTGCAGGCcgagctgctgcaggaggaggaggtagtGAGCGGTGTCTCTGTGTCCCAGGGCGGGGCCCCGTTGCCGCCGCTGTCCCACAAGCGGAATGGCGTGTTGATGGCTCCGTCGGGGGGGAAACGTTGGCCGGCCCGGGCCTGCTCGATGCTGTGCTGCCTCCTGGCCGTCTCCGCCCTCGCCTTCCTCCTGGCCATCGCTTGCCTCGTGCTCAAAGGTGAGGGGACCGCTTTTGCCCGCGACCCGAGGTCCCTGCCCTTGCAGGACTCGTGAGTTGGGGGGATCGGTCCCGCTTGCAGCCGGGGTGTCTCCCCCGGCCACGGAGGGGGTCGTTTCGGTGAGGTGGGGATTAAACCCAGGTCCCGCCAGTCCGAGCCCAGCGCTGCGGCTGCCGTGGTGTAGGGCGCGGGCCTGGCAGAGAGGCAGGAGTGTAGCTTTGGGATAGTAGTAACTGTCCCTCTTTAAGGACAGATTACTCAGAGAACCGGCGGTGATGTCCATACCCTTTGCTGGGTAGCTGCGGCACAGTGAGCACCTGCTGGTGTTTTCTGAAACTGCTGTTTCATAACTGATTCCTCCCTCTGTAGATTTGCGCTCTGAGAAAGAGAAGAATGAAGATGGCATAGAAACTGGCTTGCTAGGTATGCATTCATATGGTTCTTTCAGTGCTTCTGCAGTTCAAAGGAGGCTAAAAAACACCTTGTCTTAAATAACAACCATATTGAGTAAACACTCGGGTTTTTTGGACAACAAGGGGGAGCTTGTGCCTCAGTTCATTTATTGCTAGGGCATGTCTACTTGATTACTATTTCTGACACTGCCCCAGAAGCAGGTGGTGGAGAGTGCCTTGTATAGCCAGAACCCAATCCATGTAGAGCTCACAAGGAACTTTTATGTTAAGTACACGCTTCtctccatttattatttgtaaaaattGGAATATGGAAGAAATTATTTTACATTCATTatctcctaggtggagggggggttggggggttgggtttttgttttgtttggtttttaattcCCTAAGGCTGAAATCTAACCATGAAAAAGCTGcctgttttattttgttctctGCAAACACACAACTGGCTCTTTCACATCTGGTAGATACTTTCCTCTGAGCAAGTTGAGAATTTACTGTCATAACTAGCCAAAAACGATATACAGTGCATGCATGTATCTTGTCCTTTATTCTTAAGaccataactagggccctaccaaattcagggtccattttggtcaatttcatggccataggatttcaaaaattttaaatttcatgatttcagccagTTAAACCTGAAATTGcactgtgttgtaattgttggggtcctgacccaaaaagcagttgaggggagggggtgttgcaaggttattggGGGTGggtgttgtggtactgctacccttacttctgcgctgttgcctgcagagctgggccctcagttagctgccaccactctccggccacccggccctgaaggcagcacagaagtaagggtggcaatgccctaaaataactttgtgaccccccccccaacttccttttgggtcagggatccccaatttgagaaatgctggtctcccccatgaaatctgtgtagtatagagtaaaagcacacaagaccagatttcatggtccgtgaatttggtagggccctaaacataacataagaatggccatacagtagaacttcagagttatggatacctcgggaatggaggttatttgtaactctgaaatgtgccgtaactctgaacaagatgTTACAGGCTTCAaccgggggaggggtgggggttgcagCCGCAAGGTGCGGGggtggtcagggctctgggcagggtttggggcttctgagccctggtgctcctgTGGGGCAGGGCTTTAGACCTGGGAGgagtgctggggcttggggcttcagccccacggctCCATTTCCCAGCTTTAGCCCCGCGGGGGGCGCCTGGAGTTGGGGCTCCCCATGGCTCTGCTCTGGATTTCAGCTGGGGGAgggtgccggggctcagggctttaactagagggggagcactggggctgaaACCAGTGCTCCTCTTGTAGCTAGAATCTCGACGCTCTCCCTGGGTCTAAAGCCTGGAGCTAGTCTAAAAACATAGAGCAATTTTAGATTGAGTTTAAATCACTTAACTTTCACTTTTGCAAAGGTTTCtgctcagttttttttttttttttattggtacaCAGAACTATAGATAACAATCAAATGGTATATGGAGAGGTGgtgtaaccatgttggtcccaggatattagagagacaagtgggtgaggtaatatcttttattgggccaacttcttttggtgtgagagagacacgcttttgagctgATACagaaaaggtagatcatgccaaaccatcctgatctccttctttgagaaggtaacagatattttttagacaaaggaaacacagtggatctaatttacctcgatttcagtaaggcatttgatacggttccacatggagaattattagttaaattggaaaagatggggatcaatatgaaaattgaaaggtggataaagaactggttaaaggggagactacaactggtcatactgaaaggtgaactgtcaggctggagggaggttactagtggagttcctcagggatcagttttgggaccaatcttatttaatctttttattattgaCCAGGGCACAAAAAGTGgtagtgtgctaataaagtttgcggattacacaaagctgggaggtattgccaatacagagaaggaccgggatatcatacaggaagatctggatgaccttgtaaactggagtaactgAAATTTAATAGTGGAAAGTGCAAGGTcgtgcatttagggattaataacaagatttTTTGTTATAAGAtgggggctcatcagttggaagtaacagagaaggagaaggacctcggagtattggttgatcacaggatgactatgagctgccaatgcgatatggccatgaaaaaagctaatgtggtcttgggatgcatcaggcgaggtatttccagtagagataaggaggtgttagtactgttatacaaggcactggtgagacctcatctggaatactttgtgcatttctggtctcccatgtttaagaaggatgacttcaaactggaacaggtacagagaaggactactaggatgatctgaggaatggaaaacttgtcttatgaaaggaggttcaaatatatcagaggaataaatactagggagggagaggaattctttaagctcagtaccaatgtggacacaagaacaaatggatataaactggccatcaggaagtttagacttgaaattagatgaaggtttctaaccatcagagtagtgaagttctggaacagccttcaaaggggagcagtgggggcaaaagacatatctgacttcaagactaagcttgataagtttatggaggggatggtatgatgggatagcctaattttggcaattaattgatctttgactattagtagtaaatatgcccaatggcctgtgatgggatgttagatggggtgggatctgagttactacagagaattctttcctgggtgtctgtctggtgagtcttgcccacatgctcagggtttagctgatcgccatatttggggttgggaaggaattttcctccagggcagattggcagaggccctggggggttttcgccgccttctgcagcatggggccagggtcacttgctggaggattctctgcaccttgaagtctttaaaacatgatttgaggatttcagcagctcagacataggttaggggtttgttgcgggagtgggtgggtgaaattctgtggcctgcgttgtgcaggaggtcagactagatagatgatcataatggtcccttctggccttaaagtctatgactcttcttcaggtgaagagctctgtgtaagctcaaaagcttgtctctcacacagcaacaaaagttggtccattaaaagatactacctcacccaccttgtctctctaaacggTATATGGTTAAGATAAAAAGAACTAGAAATGTACCATTTTGTTTCAGGGGTGTAGAACATTTGTGCTATATTGCAACGTTGTGTTCTGTAGAAAATCTTCTGAAATTTAGTGTTAAATTTATAGCAACTTTTCTTTATTCCCCGTGAAGGATTTTGGGGTCTGTTTGTTCTAGCCTTGATGACAGGGCTCTCATGCTGCAGCTTTTCTTGGACAGTGACTTACTTTGATTCCTTTGAACCAGGAATGTTTCCTCCGACTCCACTTTCACCTGCACGATTCAAGTAAGtacttattaaaaaataaatgtaattgcaAGGATTGGATTGGCAGCCTAACTAGTCACAAGACACAATAGATACAATATGAGCAGTGGCTGTACAAGTTTCATGTTGCTctgttaggctaggtctacactacggggggggggggggggggggtcgacctaagatacgcaacttcagctacgtgaatagtgtagctgaagttgcgtattttaggtcgacttacctggctgtgaggacggcggcgagtcgaccgctgccgcgccgccatcgactccgcttccgcctcttgccgcggtggatttccggagtcgacggcagagccatcggggatcgattttatcgcgtcttcactagacgcgataagtcgatccccaatagatagattgctacccaccgatccggcgggtagtgaagacgtgcccttagtgtgCCTTAACTGATCTGGAGGACACAGGAACTggcagttaaatcggtgcaagtgCTTCTGAtgaggacatgcaccactgacagaaggaaTGTAGTGTGGACATGTTAAATTGATTCATGTCAGCATAATTTAGGTTggcttaattttgtagtgtagacttgcccttggtgaatactAGATGATAGATTAAGCATTCCAGTCCTTAGGGTACCAAtaatagagatttaaaaaaataaatatacatccAATTTAATTAAAATTGGACAGGCTGGTCTTGCCTGTCAAAGGGAGGGTACTGTTTGCTCCAGTTGTAGCTGTTTTGACTACTTATATGGGGAGTAGTCTGCTGAaatctattttgtttttaatatacctCTTTACATCAAGTGAAGCAGTCTCCATCGATATGATAAAGCAAGTTGATGTAGTACTCTGGTAGAGGAGATTTAAGGATTCCTGTAATGAAGCAGGGTTATTAAACAGACTGCACCAAACTAACCACACATTATTAGACAATTTTAGTATTTTAAGAGACTCTTGCATatccagatttttattttatatatatatatatatatatacacacacacaaataaatatggctctttttatttattttttgttcttaCACT comes from the Emys orbicularis isolate rEmyOrb1 chromosome 11, rEmyOrb1.hap1, whole genome shotgun sequence genome and includes:
- the ARL6IP6 gene encoding ADP-ribosylation factor-like protein 6-interacting protein 6 isoform X1; amino-acid sequence: MSLAVGDSGGMGRFSRRGATHGTPWLGGGVVARSLQAELLQEEEVVSGVSVSQGGAPLPPLSHKRNGVLMAPSGGKRWPARACSMLCCLLAVSALAFLLAIACLVLKDLRSEKEKNEDGIETGLLGFWGLFVLALMTGLSCCSFSWTVTYFDSFEPGMFPPTPLSPARFKWDLYDRLNNTASDVRLTGHSFHMGYSMAILNGIVAALTIVWCLI
- the ARL6IP6 gene encoding ADP-ribosylation factor-like protein 6-interacting protein 6 isoform X2, with protein sequence MSLAVGDSGGMGRFSRRGATHGTPWLGGGVVARSLQAELLQEEEVVSGVSVSQGGAPLPPLSHKRNGVLMAPSGGKRWPARACSMLCCLLAVSALAFLLAIACLVLKDLRSEKEKNEDGIETGLLGFWGLFVLALMTGLSCCSFSWTVTYFDSFEPGMFPPTPLSPARFKRLTGHSFHMGYSMAILNGIVAALTIVWCLI